The Nicotiana tabacum cultivar K326 chromosome 14, ASM71507v2, whole genome shotgun sequence genome contains a region encoding:
- the LOC142161713 gene encoding putative helicase MAGATAMA 3: MTGMTPLEMVVIGEAAQLKECESTIPLQLPGLRHAILVGDEKQLPAMVQSKICKKAEFGRSLFKRLVILGHEKHLLNVQYRMHPKIRLFPNREFYQKKIMDGPNVKAAVYDKRFLEGDIFGSYLFINVSSGNEEIDDKHSTRNMAEAFVVAEIVANLHKESVSSKQRVRVGCISPYKAQVFAIQQILGKKYSTDVNSDFSVNIRSVDGFQGGEEDVIIISTVRCNGSGSVGFLSNLQRANVALTRARY, encoded by the exons ATGACAGGAATGACACCACTTGAGATGGTGGTAATTGGTGAAGCTGCTCAGCTGAAAGAATGTGAATCCACTATTCCTTTACAACTCCCAGGTCTGCGCCATGCTATACTCGTCGGAGATGAGAAACAATTGCCTGCTATGGTTCAGAGCAAG ATCTGTAAGAAGGCTGAATTCGGCAGGAGCTTATTTAAGAGGCTGGTAATCTTAGGACACGAGAAGCACCTTCTCAATGTTCAATATAGGATGCATCCAAAAATAAGACTCTTCCCAAATAGAGAGTTTTATCAGAAGAAAATTATGGATGGTCCTAATGTGAAAGCAGCAGTATATGACAAGAGATTTCTTGAAGGAGATATTTTTGGCTCCTATTTATTTATTAATGTAAGTAGCGGAAATGAGGAGATTGATGACAAGCACAGCACGAGAAATATGGCAGAAGCTTTCGTTGTAGCTGAGATAGTTGCCAACCTTCATAAAG AATCTGTCTCTTCGAAACAAAGGGTCCGTGTTGGTTGTATATCTCCTTACAAAGCTCAAGTTTTTGCTATTCAACAAATTCTTGGCAAGAAATATAGCACAGATGTTAACAGTGACTTCTCAGTGAATATTCGTTCTGTTGATGGTTTTCAAGGGGGTGAAGAAGATGTTATAATTATCTCCACTGTTCGTTGTAATGGAAGTGGATCTGTTGGTTTCCTTTCTAATCTTCAGAGAGCAAACGTAGCACTGACTCGAGCAAGGTACTAA